A section of the Flavobacteriales bacterium genome encodes:
- a CDS encoding HmuY family protein has translation MRATALLPLSILLLSGCIKDELPVPARPRGEAAQVQLCMGSGYQDQLWVDISSRTVVRSNPKTAWDLAFESGPDQWRVWLNGSRLMTAWSIGPGDITVAMDTAGMAQGRRIDAPSGHPDSTAIGDWRGAQDIHLIDLGYNAFGAHLGVRKLQLLEVTATSYTFRTALLDGSGMQEHTLSKSGSSASTMFSFASGTEDVEPSAGSWDMVFTQYTHQFHEPFIPYIVTGVLTPPGVRVARIVAADMATVSLSDTLQHPFSTARDAIGFDWKTYSFDDGAYTVDPSIVYIIHDAQGLFHKLHFLDFYDDLGTVGCPTWEVREL, from the coding sequence ATGCGTGCCACCGCATTGCTCCCGCTCTCCATCCTGCTCCTCTCCGGGTGCATCAAGGATGAACTCCCCGTGCCCGCCCGTCCGCGTGGGGAGGCGGCCCAGGTGCAGCTTTGCATGGGCAGCGGCTATCAGGACCAGCTGTGGGTCGACATCTCCTCGCGCACGGTGGTGCGCAGCAACCCGAAGACCGCCTGGGACCTGGCCTTCGAGAGCGGCCCGGACCAGTGGCGGGTGTGGCTCAACGGCAGCCGCCTGATGACCGCCTGGTCGATCGGCCCGGGCGACATCACGGTGGCGATGGATACGGCGGGCATGGCCCAAGGGCGCCGTATCGACGCGCCCAGCGGCCACCCGGACAGCACCGCCATCGGGGACTGGCGGGGTGCGCAGGACATCCACCTGATCGATCTGGGCTACAACGCCTTCGGTGCGCACCTTGGCGTCCGGAAGCTGCAGCTGCTTGAGGTCACCGCCACATCGTACACGTTCCGGACCGCCCTGCTGGACGGCAGCGGGATGCAGGAGCACACCCTGTCCAAGTCGGGCAGCAGCGCCTCCACCATGTTCAGCTTCGCTTCCGGGACGGAGGACGTGGAGCCGTCCGCAGGCAGCTGGGACATGGTCTTCACGCAGTACACGCACCAGTTCCACGAGCCCTTCATCCCCTACATCGTCACAGGCGTGCTCACCCCGCCCGGGGTCCGTGTGGCGCGCATCGTTGCTGCCGACATGGCCACGGTGAGCCTATCGGACACCTTGCAGCATCCCTTCAGCACCGCACGGGACGCCATCGGCTTCGACTGGAAGACCTATTCGTTCGACGACGGCGCCTACACGGTGGACCCCTCCATCGTGTACATCATCCATGATGCGCAGGGGCTGTTCCACAAGCTCCACTTCCTGGACTTCTACGACGATCTGGGAACCGTGGGCTGCCCCACCTGGGAGGTGCGGGAGTTGTAG